One region of Acidimicrobiia bacterium genomic DNA includes:
- a CDS encoding TetR/AcrR family transcriptional regulator — MEARDQLLATTLHLLAERGYAALGLRDVAAEVGVTTGSIYHHFDSKEDLVRSAVEHYASRVLDEQRAMLRSDASATARLWSVVDWLVPEADPGWQRDFSLVLNVELRKLPGFEDLYARFRRSFFRLVREPIRDGIATGELSLPEGASIEDVVALVIAGVVGILQMQAHGAVRVPVDRLLRLHMATVLGSLRRA; from the coding sequence ATGGAAGCGCGCGACCAGCTCCTCGCGACGACGTTGCACCTGCTCGCGGAGCGTGGCTACGCGGCGCTCGGCCTGCGGGACGTCGCGGCGGAGGTGGGGGTCACGACCGGGTCGATCTACCACCACTTCGACTCGAAGGAGGACCTCGTCCGCTCGGCCGTCGAGCACTACGCGAGCCGCGTGCTCGACGAACAGCGGGCGATGCTGCGCAGCGACGCGAGTGCCACGGCGCGGCTGTGGTCGGTCGTCGACTGGCTGGTCCCCGAGGCCGACCCAGGCTGGCAGCGCGACTTCAGCCTCGTGCTCAACGTCGAGCTGCGGAAGCTGCCCGGCTTCGAGGACCTGTACGCGCGCTTCCGCCGGTCGTTCTTCCGCCTCGTCCGCGAGCCGATCCGCGACGGCATCGCGACGGGCGAGCTGTCGCTGCCGGAGGGAGCGTCGATCGAGGACGTCGTCGCGCTGGTCATCGCGGGCGTCGTCGGGATCCTCCAGATGCAGGCGCACGGCGCGGTGCGCGTGCCGGTCGACCGGCTGCTGCGCCTTCACATGGCGACCGTGCTCGGCAGCCTCCGGCGGGCGTGA
- a CDS encoding Zn-ribbon domain-containing OB-fold protein, with product MRPDGAVPRELAVLTPDSWTEPFWVAAAQHRLVVPRCTRCGTYRMPPSPFCYACRAQDVEWVEQDGTGRVYSFTVIRHAVVPLMRDSLPYVVAVVELADAGGVRLVANLVGVDPSAVEIGMPVTVVWDDVDEGVAVPRFTPA from the coding sequence ATGCGGCCCGACGGCGCGGTCCCGCGCGAGCTCGCGGTGCTCACCCCCGACTCGTGGACCGAGCCGTTCTGGGTCGCGGCCGCGCAGCACCGGCTCGTCGTGCCGCGTTGCACGCGCTGCGGGACGTACCGGATGCCACCGAGCCCGTTCTGCTACGCGTGCCGCGCGCAGGACGTCGAGTGGGTCGAGCAGGACGGCACCGGTCGCGTCTACAGCTTCACCGTCATCCGTCACGCGGTCGTCCCGTTGATGCGCGACTCGTTGCCATACGTCGTCGCGGTCGTCGAGCTCGCCGACGCCGGCGGTGTGCGCCTCGTCGCGAACCTGGTCGGCGTGGACCCGTCGGCGGTCGAGATCGGCATGCCGGTCACGGTCGTGTGGGACGACGTCGACGAAGGCGTCGCCGTCCCGAGGTTCACGCCGGCCTGA
- a CDS encoding DUF2889 domain-containing protein produces the protein MAIDLDLPPESMQREKAVGFWFEGDVLRVRAHLRDTYTDPDRDALVLHEYRVELAVDRTSMIVTDARADPIHLPYAECFDAPANIGRLVGLRLRPGFTNEALDRLQGEAGCTHLGSLISDLSIASLFHGYITLRAHEREHGRIPVMPADDHRTGICAGWRRGGALATWMESGRGIAPSPIYPGTMRDD, from the coding sequence GTGGCGATCGACCTCGACCTCCCGCCCGAGAGCATGCAGCGCGAGAAGGCGGTCGGCTTCTGGTTCGAGGGGGATGTCCTCCGTGTCCGCGCGCACCTGCGGGACACGTACACCGATCCCGACCGCGACGCGCTCGTGCTGCACGAGTACCGCGTCGAGCTCGCCGTCGACCGGACGTCGATGATCGTCACCGACGCTCGCGCCGACCCGATCCACCTGCCGTACGCGGAGTGCTTCGACGCGCCCGCGAACATCGGGCGGCTGGTCGGGCTCCGGCTGCGTCCCGGCTTCACCAACGAGGCGCTCGACCGGTTGCAGGGCGAGGCGGGGTGCACGCACCTCGGCTCGCTGATCTCGGACCTCTCGATCGCGTCGTTGTTCCACGGCTACATCACGTTGCGCGCCCACGAGCGCGAGCACGGCCGCATCCCGGTCATGCCCGCGGACGACCACCGCACCGGGATCTGCGCCGGGTGGCGTCGCGGTGGCGCGCTCGCGACGTGGATGGAGTCGGGCCGCGGGATCGCGCCGAGCCCGATCTACCCGGGCACGATGCGCGATGACTGA
- a CDS encoding ERCC4 domain-containing protein, producing the protein MEFVIARNPDETSSLPFLLRLPLGPRGVALKARDTWPRTSKVYCHRADEWPADGLEVVERVPVRSCVRRGAAIDLVLARSRENRSQFVFARARGREVIFWQSARTTKQARPAVALPTRRAAGYVLDIVVDSHERYAWTFRRQQATTRRRALPAGDYAVMDGDTILATVERKSLADLVSTLTTGKLRYVLADLAVVPRAALVVEDRWSSVFKLERVRPSIVADGLAEMQVRFPTVPIVFCETRALAEEWTYRFLGAALAHRVEETHGDARAAALDTPPLSDA; encoded by the coding sequence ATGGAGTTCGTGATCGCGCGGAACCCGGACGAGACGTCGTCGTTGCCGTTCCTGCTCCGCTTGCCGCTCGGCCCTCGCGGCGTCGCGCTGAAGGCGCGCGACACGTGGCCGCGGACGAGCAAGGTGTACTGCCACCGCGCCGACGAGTGGCCGGCAGACGGGCTGGAGGTCGTCGAGCGCGTGCCCGTGCGCTCGTGCGTCCGGCGTGGCGCGGCCATCGACCTCGTGCTCGCCCGTTCCCGCGAGAATCGCTCGCAGTTCGTGTTCGCGCGCGCACGTGGTCGCGAGGTCATCTTCTGGCAGAGCGCGCGCACGACCAAGCAGGCGCGGCCCGCGGTCGCGCTGCCGACTCGCCGCGCCGCCGGGTACGTCCTCGACATCGTCGTCGACAGCCACGAGCGCTACGCATGGACGTTCCGGCGCCAGCAGGCGACGACACGCCGTCGCGCACTGCCCGCAGGCGACTACGCGGTGATGGACGGCGACACGATCCTCGCGACCGTCGAACGCAAGAGCCTCGCCGATCTCGTCTCGACGTTGACGACCGGGAAGCTGCGCTACGTGCTCGCCGATCTCGCCGTCGTCCCGCGCGCCGCGCTCGTCGTCGAGGACCGGTGGTCGTCGGTGTTCAAGCTCGAGCGCGTGCGCCCGTCGATCGTCGCCGACGGTCTCGCCGAGATGCAGGTCCGGTTCCCGACCGTGCCGATCGTCTTTTGCGAGACGCGCGCGCTGGCCGAGGAGTGGACCTACCGCTTCCTCGGCGCCGCGCTCGCCCACCGTGTGGAGGAGACGCACGGCGACGCGCGGGCCGCCGCGCTCGACACCCCGCCGCTCTCGGACGCGTGA
- a CDS encoding phenylacetate--CoA ligase family protein, with translation MTDAPVATDRYFEPDAETMPRDRLEALQEEKLLGDLLPWAYARSPLVRSTWDAAGVTIDDVKTMDDFREKVPFVDKDAIRRFRDVGGDRYGGLLCVDPLRAGGPFTAVFSTSGTTGDPTLVPSVTSGPSILTREFWEMGCRPGDHFVEMLFTYRGPGIHHTIRGIGATPVFADHSPFDFPTVYRFSRELRPTGWYTMSTPLILALDQMAPAMGIDPVDLFASYKGVVYAGEPLGARARSLLEGWGVSFFVHTGVADVGAATECREHDGCHIWEDMALVEVLDPDGDQPVRDGERGELVGTTLVDKIAPLVRYRSDDLVRVTRDRCACGRTHARMWPIGRKSDELLVDGMSVLPGDVWPAIEAVPETAAALFQVIRPGREVDRLRLRVGYASEGPRGLDDLRTRVVDSVHRTVGVQPDVELVPNEELLRQGPPHKIPRVARR, from the coding sequence ATGACTGACGCGCCGGTGGCGACGGACCGCTACTTCGAGCCGGACGCGGAGACGATGCCGCGCGACCGGCTCGAGGCCCTGCAGGAGGAGAAGCTCCTCGGGGACCTGTTGCCGTGGGCGTACGCGCGCTCACCGCTCGTCCGCTCGACGTGGGACGCCGCGGGCGTCACGATCGACGACGTGAAGACGATGGACGACTTCCGCGAGAAGGTCCCGTTCGTCGACAAGGACGCGATCCGGCGCTTCCGCGACGTCGGCGGCGATCGCTACGGCGGCCTGCTGTGCGTCGACCCGCTGCGGGCCGGCGGTCCGTTCACCGCGGTGTTCTCGACCTCGGGCACGACGGGCGACCCGACGCTCGTCCCGTCCGTCACCTCGGGCCCGAGCATCCTGACGCGCGAGTTCTGGGAGATGGGCTGCCGGCCGGGTGACCACTTCGTCGAGATGCTGTTCACGTACCGCGGGCCGGGCATCCACCACACGATCCGCGGCATCGGCGCGACGCCGGTCTTCGCCGACCACAGCCCGTTCGACTTCCCGACCGTCTACCGGTTCAGCCGCGAGCTCCGCCCGACGGGGTGGTACACGATGTCGACGCCACTGATCCTCGCGCTCGACCAGATGGCACCCGCGATGGGCATCGACCCGGTCGACCTGTTCGCCAGCTACAAGGGCGTGGTCTACGCGGGTGAGCCGCTCGGTGCACGTGCGCGCTCGCTGCTCGAGGGCTGGGGCGTGAGCTTCTTCGTGCACACCGGCGTCGCCGACGTCGGCGCGGCGACCGAGTGCCGCGAGCACGACGGCTGCCACATCTGGGAGGACATGGCCTTGGTCGAGGTGCTCGACCCCGACGGCGACCAGCCCGTGCGCGACGGCGAGCGCGGCGAGCTCGTCGGCACGACGCTCGTCGACAAGATCGCGCCGCTGGTGCGCTACCGCTCCGACGACCTCGTGCGCGTCACGCGCGACCGGTGCGCATGCGGTCGGACGCACGCGCGCATGTGGCCGATCGGACGCAAGAGCGACGAGCTGCTCGTCGACGGCATGTCCGTGCTCCCGGGCGACGTGTGGCCGGCGATCGAAGCGGTCCCCGAGACCGCGGCGGCGCTGTTCCAGGTGATCCGGCCCGGGCGCGAGGTGGACCGCCTGCGGTTGCGGGTCGGGTACGCGAGCGAGGGACCGCGCGGGCTCGACGACCTGCGGACGCGCGTCGTCGACTCGGTGCACCGCACCGTCGGCGTGCAGCCGGACGTCGAGCTCGTCCCGAACGAGGAGCTCCTTCGGCAGGGGCCGCCGCACAAGATCCCGCGGGTGGCGCGCCGGTGA
- a CDS encoding thiolase encodes MTIKDRTAIVGVGASQYFRRGRSLPQTQLELVGKAILAALDDAGLRVEDVDGFGLYSFGLDPALVAQTLGIPEVRFAGMLTGGGGGAAGSVGLASAAIVAGMAEVVVSYMVLQQAGLRRFGASFAGSAGGGGSYSAPPSPEGDFVRPAGLLGPGQMFSILARRHMHLYGTTREHFAEVAISTRANAVPRETALMRTPLTLDDYFDARMISDPLCLYDYCLECDGAVAVVTTTVERARDLRRPPVLVSASANGGNGRWGQAITWMNMDDEYFASSGHRPVAKRLYEMAGMTPDDVDVAELYDHFTPMVLMQLEDYGFCPVGESGPFVADGNIRFGSGSLPVNTHGGNLSEAYIIGMTHVKEAVEQLRGDAVNQVEDARVALVTGGPASIPVSSLLLRSERASGSERKRGPNGPRLGRKSGEQRA; translated from the coding sequence ATGACGATCAAGGACCGCACCGCGATCGTGGGGGTCGGCGCGTCGCAGTACTTCCGGCGCGGTCGGTCGCTCCCGCAGACGCAGCTCGAGCTCGTGGGCAAGGCCATCCTCGCCGCGCTCGACGACGCCGGATTGCGCGTCGAGGACGTCGACGGCTTCGGGCTCTACAGCTTCGGGCTCGACCCCGCGCTGGTCGCGCAGACGCTCGGCATCCCCGAGGTCCGCTTCGCCGGCATGTTGACCGGCGGCGGGGGCGGCGCGGCGGGGTCGGTCGGGCTCGCGTCGGCCGCGATCGTGGCGGGCATGGCCGAGGTCGTCGTCAGCTACATGGTCCTGCAGCAGGCCGGGCTGCGCCGGTTCGGTGCGTCGTTCGCGGGGAGCGCGGGTGGTGGTGGCTCGTACTCGGCGCCGCCGTCACCGGAGGGGGACTTCGTGCGTCCCGCCGGTCTGCTCGGGCCCGGCCAGATGTTCTCGATCCTCGCCCGGCGCCACATGCACCTGTACGGCACGACGCGCGAGCACTTCGCCGAGGTCGCGATCTCGACACGTGCCAACGCGGTCCCGCGCGAGACGGCGTTGATGCGCACGCCGCTCACGCTCGACGACTACTTCGACGCGCGGATGATCTCCGATCCGCTGTGCCTCTACGACTACTGCCTCGAGTGTGACGGCGCGGTCGCCGTGGTGACGACCACCGTCGAGCGCGCGCGCGACCTCCGGCGGCCGCCCGTCCTCGTCAGCGCGAGCGCGAACGGTGGGAACGGTCGGTGGGGTCAGGCGATCACATGGATGAACATGGACGACGAGTACTTCGCGTCGTCCGGTCACCGTCCCGTCGCGAAGCGGCTGTACGAGATGGCCGGGATGACCCCCGACGACGTCGACGTCGCGGAGCTGTACGACCACTTCACGCCGATGGTCCTCATGCAGCTCGAGGACTACGGGTTCTGCCCGGTCGGCGAGAGCGGTCCGTTCGTCGCCGACGGCAACATCCGGTTCGGGTCCGGCTCGCTGCCCGTCAACACGCACGGCGGGAACCTCTCGGAGGCGTACATCATCGGGATGACGCACGTGAAGGAGGCGGTGGAGCAATTGCGCGGCGACGCGGTCAACCAGGTCGAGGACGCGCGCGTCGCACTCGTGACGGGCGGCCCGGCGTCGATACCGGTGAGCTCGTTGCTGTTGCGGAGCGAGCGAGCGAGCGGTAGCGAGCGGAAGCGGGGCCCGAACGGCCCGCGCCTCGGGCGCAAGAGCGGGGAGCAGCGCGCGTGA
- a CDS encoding amidohydrolase family protein encodes MTQTYRDMLFVSTDSHVTEPITLYEAGVPSALRERVPRIVEQDGWRTLLVEGLGPRKLMPASALANAVIGDVDTASRRADQERDGVRAEVVFPTFALQACFASDDPALQAALCQAYNEWAMDALGGEHRVLPVGLVPMLDLDDAVRIARGLASAGCRALFLPARVPQRPYNDAEYDRFWAVAEELGLPVTFHSGTGYEPRIVRGPGGAVINYLLGAQLDGPTVLLMLAAGGALDRFPSLRVVTVETGAAWLGWIMTQADAIYEDHAAFARPKLSLKPSELIRRQCYATFMYDPIAINNRHLTGVETLLWGNDYPHPEGTWPGSQDVAAKQFADVPDDELRAIVGGTAADVFGFDLAKL; translated from the coding sequence ATGACCCAGACGTACCGGGACATGCTGTTCGTCTCCACGGACTCGCACGTGACCGAGCCGATCACGCTCTACGAGGCGGGCGTTCCGTCGGCACTGCGCGAACGGGTGCCGCGCATCGTCGAGCAGGACGGGTGGCGCACGCTGCTCGTCGAGGGCCTCGGCCCGCGCAAGCTCATGCCGGCGAGCGCCCTCGCCAACGCGGTCATCGGTGACGTCGACACCGCGAGCCGCCGTGCGGACCAGGAACGGGACGGTGTGCGCGCGGAGGTCGTGTTCCCGACGTTCGCGCTCCAGGCCTGCTTCGCGTCCGACGATCCCGCGCTGCAGGCCGCGTTGTGCCAGGCGTACAACGAGTGGGCGATGGACGCGCTCGGCGGTGAGCATCGCGTGCTGCCCGTCGGTCTCGTCCCGATGCTCGACCTCGACGACGCGGTCCGGATCGCGCGCGGGCTCGCGTCGGCCGGGTGCCGCGCGCTGTTCCTCCCCGCGCGCGTCCCGCAACGCCCGTACAACGACGCCGAGTACGACCGGTTCTGGGCCGTGGCGGAGGAGCTCGGGCTCCCCGTGACGTTTCACTCCGGCACGGGGTACGAGCCCCGGATCGTCCGCGGCCCGGGCGGCGCGGTGATCAACTACCTGCTCGGCGCGCAGCTCGACGGGCCGACCGTGCTGCTGATGCTCGCCGCGGGCGGCGCGCTGGACCGGTTCCCGTCGCTGCGCGTCGTGACGGTCGAGACGGGCGCGGCGTGGCTCGGCTGGATCATGACCCAGGCGGACGCGATCTACGAGGACCACGCCGCGTTCGCGCGACCGAAGCTGTCGCTCAAGCCGAGCGAGCTCATCCGCCGGCAGTGCTACGCGACGTTCATGTACGACCCGATCGCGATCAACAACCGCCACCTGACGGGCGTCGAGACGCTGCTGTGGGGCAACGACTATCCGCACCCCGAGGGCACGTGGCCCGGCTCGCAGGACGTCGCCGCGAAGCAGTTCGCCGACGTGCCCGACGACGAGCTGCGCGCGATCGTGGGTGGGACCGCCGCCGACGTCTTCGGGTTCGACCTCGCAAAGCTGTGA
- a CDS encoding AMP-binding protein, whose protein sequence is MTVDRLHSLTLGDVLAQHRRSRPRATAVVCGAHRATWPALDERVTRLAGALDGAGVGPGERVLWLGQNCHRVLELLLACARVGAAFCPANWRQSGEELAFVVDDCRPRVVVWQETEIGDAVRAAREQATHAAEAQWIRHDTEPGDPCGYETFVGSADPLPERDVDPSSPVLMMYTGAFGGRPNGALLSHDAITAQDMVIANVARVTSDDVFLNSGPLFHIATFWSTLTTFHMGGTNVFVRRVEAEELCRLIDAERCTGAFVLPPTRDEMVEVNRDGRYDLSSLRVAPGPAAWNAMVTADTSPWWTSPGGYGQTEVVGMVTFNCLGGDALGTHGRPSPLAQVRIFDEDDHELAPGDVGEIVVRGPQVMTGYHDRADVNAARQRGGWHHTGDLGRVEDDGSITFIGPKARMLKSAAENIYPVEVERCLAEHPAVREAAVIGVPDPVWTQSVKAVVALHDGATVTADELIEHCRARIASYKKPRTVEFVDALPRAGFAVDYDALDRRFGGGGYPGGSNRSA, encoded by the coding sequence GTGACCGTGGACCGGCTGCACTCCCTGACGCTCGGCGACGTGCTGGCGCAACACCGTCGCAGCCGTCCGCGCGCGACCGCGGTCGTGTGCGGGGCGCACCGCGCCACGTGGCCCGCGCTGGACGAGCGTGTGACGCGCCTCGCCGGTGCCCTCGACGGGGCCGGCGTCGGTCCGGGAGAGCGCGTGCTCTGGCTCGGCCAGAACTGCCACCGCGTGCTCGAGCTGCTCCTGGCGTGCGCCCGGGTCGGTGCCGCGTTCTGTCCCGCGAATTGGCGCCAGAGCGGGGAGGAGCTCGCGTTCGTCGTCGACGACTGCCGGCCGCGGGTCGTCGTGTGGCAGGAGACCGAGATCGGCGACGCGGTCCGCGCGGCACGCGAGCAGGCGACGCACGCCGCCGAGGCCCAGTGGATCCGTCACGACACGGAGCCCGGCGATCCGTGTGGCTACGAGACGTTCGTGGGGAGCGCCGACCCGCTGCCCGAGCGCGACGTCGACCCGTCGTCACCGGTCCTGATGATGTACACGGGCGCGTTCGGCGGACGGCCGAACGGCGCGTTGCTCAGCCACGACGCGATCACCGCGCAGGACATGGTCATCGCGAACGTCGCCCGCGTCACCTCGGACGACGTGTTCCTCAACTCGGGGCCGCTCTTCCACATCGCGACGTTCTGGTCGACGCTCACGACGTTCCACATGGGCGGGACGAACGTGTTCGTGCGACGTGTGGAGGCCGAGGAGCTGTGCCGGCTGATCGACGCGGAACGCTGCACGGGCGCGTTCGTCCTCCCACCGACGCGCGACGAGATGGTCGAGGTCAACCGCGACGGTCGCTACGACCTGTCGTCGTTGCGCGTGGCGCCGGGCCCGGCGGCGTGGAACGCGATGGTCACGGCCGACACGAGCCCGTGGTGGACGAGCCCGGGCGGGTACGGGCAGACCGAGGTCGTCGGCATGGTGACGTTCAACTGCCTCGGCGGCGACGCGCTCGGGACGCACGGTCGCCCGTCGCCGCTCGCGCAGGTGCGCATCTTCGACGAGGACGATCACGAGCTCGCGCCCGGCGACGTGGGCGAGATCGTCGTGCGCGGCCCGCAGGTCATGACGGGCTACCACGACCGTGCCGACGTGAACGCGGCGCGGCAACGCGGCGGCTGGCACCACACGGGCGACCTGGGCCGGGTCGAGGACGACGGGTCGATCACGTTCATCGGGCCCAAGGCGCGCATGCTGAAGTCCGCGGCCGAGAACATCTATCCCGTCGAGGTCGAGCGGTGCCTGGCCGAGCATCCCGCGGTGCGCGAGGCAGCCGTGATCGGCGTGCCGGACCCGGTGTGGACGCAGAGCGTCAAGGCGGTCGTCGCCCTGCACGACGGCGCGACCGTCACCGCCGACGAGCTGATCGAGCACTGCCGCGCACGCATCGCGTCGTACAAGAAGCCGCGCACCGTGGAGTTCGTCGACGCGCTCCCGCGTGCCGGGTTCGCGGTCGACTACGACGCGCTCGACCGTCGCTTCGGGGGCGGCGGCTATCCCGGAGGGAGCAACCGCAGCGCATGA